One genomic window of Solanum dulcamara chromosome 12, daSolDulc1.2, whole genome shotgun sequence includes the following:
- the LOC129875717 gene encoding pentatricopeptide repeat-containing protein At5g09450, mitochondrial gives MNNLGFCFELQLFLKSGFGGPFAPKLNKTSGGVSLPNSSLVSMTARSIFLNLIRNARGRERSLFRSFTTTTEIFYEEPPNSAEEERGETPDDLKSRIFSLRLPKRSATNVLQRWVGEGRLVSISDLRHISKELRKSRRFKHALEISEWLVYHNQDEALDSDYAVRIVLMTKVFGIDSAERYFEGLPTTVKTTETCTALLHSYAGLRLTEKAEDLYERMKEANLSLNTVTYNEMMTLYMSVGQLEKVPLIVEEMKLQKAAPDLFTYNLWVSSCAAALNIDEVRRILDEISRGSDSGEQWIRYMNLVNIYITSGNLVNSGLNSVVESEKGITQREWISYDFLIILYGAFGNKGKLDQIWKSLRMTNQKMTSRNYVCILSSYLMLGHMKEAGEIIDQWKLSAVTAFDRSSCNRLLKAYKEVGLDESAAAFRLLLIQKGCDEIEES, from the exons atgaataatttAGGATTTTGTTTTGAGCTACAGCTCTTCTTAAAATCAGGATTTGGAGGTCCTTTCGCCCCCAAATTAAACAAGACTTCTGGAGGGGTTTCTCTTCCCAATTCATCTCTAGTTTCCATGACTGCTCGCTCTATTTTCCTCAATCTCATAAG AAATGCTCGTGGCAGAGAAAGGAGTTTATTTAGATCCTTTACTACAACAACTGAAATTTTCTATGAAGAACCCCCGAATTCTGCGGAGGAAGAAAGGGGCGAAACCCCCGATGATTTGAAGAGCAGAATCTTCAGTCTTAGACTACCCAAAAGAAGTGCCACAAACGTGCTTCAGAGATGGGTCGGTGAAGGCCGACTAGTATCCATCTCCGACCTCCGTCACATCTCCAAAGAGCTCCGAAAGTCACGCAGATTCAAGCACGCCCTTGAG ATCTCAGAATGGCTGGTTTACCACAATCAGGATGAAGCATTGGACTCCGACTATGCTGTTCGCATTGTCTTGATGACCAAAGTTTTTGGAATTGATTCTGCTGAACGTTATTTTGAAGGACTGCCTACCACTGTAAAAACCACTGAAACATGTACTGCTCTTCTTCATTCCTATGCTGGTTTGAGACTAACTGAAAAAGCTGAGGACCTCTATGAGAGAATGAAAGAAGCAAATCTTTCTCTGAATACTGTCACGTATAATGAAATGATGACTTTGTACATGTCTGTCGGACAGCTTGAGAAAGTACCTCTTATTGTTGAGGAGATGAAACTTCAAAAGGCCGCACCAGACCTATTTACTTACAATCTGTGGGTAAGTTCATGCGCTGCAGCTCTAAACATTGATGAAGTTAGACGGATTCTTGATGAAATAAGTCGGGGCTCTGACTCTGGTGAACAGTGGATAAGATACATGAACCTTGTTAACATATATATCACCTCAGGTAACCTTGTAAACTCAGGGTTGAACTCTGTAGTTGAATCTGAGAAGGGTATCACACAAAGAGAATGGATATCATATGACTTCCTTATTATTCTCTATGGTGCATTTGGAAATAAAGGCAAGCTTGATCAAATTTGGAAATCCTTACGGATGACTAATCAAAAAATGACTAGCAGAAATTATGTCTGCATACTCTCATCATATCTCATGCTTGGACATATGAAGGAAGCTGGAGAAATTATCGATCAGTGGAAGCTGTCTGCAGTGACAGCTTTTGATCGTTCCAGCTGCAATAGACTTCTAAAAGCATATAAAGAAGTTGGTTTGGATGAGAGTGCAGCAGCTTTCCGGCTGCTTCTAATTCAGAAAGGATGTGATGAAATAGAGGAATCATAG